The region CATTGGTCAACAAATTTGACTTCACTTTTCATCAGATATGCAAGTCGGCTTtcacagattatttttttttgcgctaaTTATACTACATTTAGTTCTATTTAGTAATTAACGGTTTGCTCCAGCAACAGTTGAAATGTCATAGCTTTAAATTAGCACACAAGGTAAAATCATATTGTGCAAACTTTTACATATGATATATTTTCAAACTGTCTTTCGTCTTGTACTTTAGTACTGCAACTGTTTGTATTGTCTCTTTTATGATGTCTTacctatttgttttttatttctgtcCTTGTGGTCGTAAAGTTTTAAGTGTCTCACTGTGCTATTTTCGAAACCTGCCTTGGGactgaaaactagcatttatgctaagtccgGTGCATTTAcatacactgtttattcttttgttgattaatgtggactgtcccaatgaaattattaaatgaataaagacgtttttttttaatgaatcgataaaatatctcaaatgcgatgtgaaaaaaaatatatataaaggcAATTTTACATCggtgtcaaaaatacatttcataacACGTGACAACGATTCTCATTCAAATTTGCCATCGATGACTGTACaaaaattgttattttgcaaTCTTAACTtgaacattgtttgtttttttacttcaaatcagacataaaacaaatcaatatgatgccttgaaaagaaataatataaaaaaaaaggggatccAAATAGAGAAAAAAACCTGCCTTTCTTATAGCtaacggtttaaaaaaaaaaggccacaaaaaTGTGCGGCTCCTTTGAATAAATCCCCGTTAAATGGGCCTTTCAACTGTCAATATCAGTTACAAAACCTCATCGCAAGAATAACCAGACCCACAGTTGTGCTTTTGTTTCACCAGTCATCTCAGCTTTAATGAGACACAATAAATTTTAGGAGACACTTGAGCTAGCGCGTAGCTTTTCGGATTTTGCCCCATGCATGTACTCATCTACTCCTGCTTGTGAAACACTGCTCCAAAATGACAtgtgcttttgctttttttctgttgtaagTCTTGAAGAATGTAACCTCCGAGTCATATAAACATGACAGTACGTCAAGATTATTCCGAATTTAGGCTAATAATAACGTGATCATTTTGCCCTTAAAAGAGAGACCTTGCCCGGTGAGTTCACACTTTGGATGCGGTAAGATGACACCGTGTTGTAGGTCGCACCAAGCCATTGGCATACATGTGAGGATGTGTTGTGACCAGACTAGACCTACCCCAGCTGCAAAGGCATGTTCTGGGCTATAAGGGGAAACCTCTGAAACTGCATCTGCGCTGAATCGCAGTGCTAAAGAAAGAAAGCGCCACATGTTTTGTTAGCATTTTTTGGCATTGCTCAAAAATCATGCTCCCATCCGAACCATGAACGATCAGCATGCACCCGGAGGTGGGATCACTTTAAAGCATCATAGTTGTGGATAAGGCCCAGCAGCATCACACTGCATGTACTTTTCGAAAGCGCAAACCGCTCTTCTTATTGGATCCTGCAGTATTGTCACActcttcttgttttgttttatttgcactATAGTAAAGCCCGTTGTTCCAAAATGCAACATCCCCAAATCGGTGCCCTTTGGGAAGTCAGCCGAACTGAGTTGTTTGGAGGAAGAGGGTTTCCCCAAGTCTCAGTACCAGtggttcaagaacaaagaagaAATTCCTGATGACCCAAAGAGCAGCATGAAGTTCTTCAACTCGTCATACACTCTCAACTCAGAAACAGGAATTCTGGttagtatgtgtgtgcatgtgtttggacaAGGACACGCATGGGCGAGGAAGGTGGGGCAGGGACGGTGGCCGGTcgcccaggggtgggccggaTATTTTGGGTAGACAGTTGATGGTGAAGGAGTGCTTGAGCCACAAGGGGAATCTGCTGTCCTCGCTTGCACATTCCTCAATGGACTCGCTTTGGAGGACGCTGCTCAGTCCTCAGTTCCACCACTCAAGTCCACGCTGGCCTCTCGGATGTGAAATCTCGCACCATTACGGCCGACTCCTCCTTTGTGTGAAACTCCAAAAGCCAATGTTGTTCACTTCGAACAGCACTTGAAAGTGCAAGCTGTAAATCAATGAGGTTTGGATGATAGTTCTTCTGCACCTGTGCTCGCACCATTgaactgttatttatttatttatattaatagCTCTACCCGTGGGAAAACAATGCACACCAACAAATGGATAACGTGGAAGTAGCTAACCGTATGATGGATTGAATGACATCATTGGGAATAAATTACTTCCTGTTTTTAGATCATTTCATCACAAAACATTTATACGtcatatatttataaaatattaaGTCATAATGCATCCAATATTTTGAAAGATTTCATTAAATCCACACTTTTATCACTTATGACTTAGTAAACATCGatccccacattttttttttttttttaaaggtcagtGTAACATTGCACCCCAAGGTTGGTATGTTGGCTTAAAGGTTGACTGCTCtgtaaatggagtgcacttaCATGGGCTGCGCAGACGGTAGTGAATGTAAAACTTTGCCAACCGAGATATCAGAATCGGGGATTTACAGTGCAACGTTTAGATTCCGGcttcgaccttcctgtgtggagtttgcatgatctccccgtgcctgcatgggttttctctgggtgctccggtttcctcccgcattccaaaaacatgcgtgggacgttaatggaacactctaaattgtccttgggtgtgattgtgagggcaaatggttgttcgtcctttcgtgccctgcgattggctggcaacctatcAGGGTGtggcccgcctactgccccaggacagctgagataggctccaacagcccccgcgacccttgtgatgataaagcggattggaaaatggatgaatggttatATATCATAATCTTGTACACTGTTGGGACTCAAACACAAATGCACAGTTAAGTTCAATTTGTTATCCGTAAAGCTGTTATCTTTGGCTTAAATTCTGGTTATTGACATCTGAATGGTAAAGATTGTCATCATCCAGTTTGTTCGGTGAAATGGCGATACTTGAGACAACACTGACTGTCTCTTTTGTACTTTTCCCAATGTAGAAGTTCACCTCCGTCAGAAAAGAAGATGCTGGCGAGTACTACTGCCGAGCTAAAAACGATGCAGGATATGCTGAGTGTGCGCCGCAGAAGATGGAAGTCTGTAAGTGCTGCATCAGCACATAGTTTAAATCAGGATTCCGAGTTCATCGGGGTCCATAGACTATATGGAATTACTTTATCTTTACATGACACGCATGAAGAAATGTGTTGGTatgcctttttcttttaataaaagaaaaaaccaCAGTGGTCACTGAAACAACTTAATTctgacaaaagtaaaaatagaGACAAACATAACAAAAATTAGTCTAGGAAAATCAGACAATGCTTTTAAACTGTGGTACATCATAattcttttaaccctttcatgaacaaataacaataacctatatcaggatttttttctcaagtgcTTTTATTCATctttaggcatgaaaaaaaaaaaacgaaaaacaataGCGGATGGCAACACACAATGGTCCATTATAGTGGTTGACGCACATCTGTGACATTAAGATAAGAGAAAACCACATTTGaaaagctgtccactctagtaaccgctgtccctaaagggttaaaaaacaaattcatgaaACTGGGGCTGGGCGAGTACCGATACCAGTTATGGTATGGGGATAGATTCAAGTTACTTTTGTGACTactgtagtttttttctttcatttaacaGCCGAGAGTGCATCTGAAAAACATTGCACTGTCCTTCTTGAACCAATCGCCATTGTTGCATTATTGTTTCCGCAGATGATATTGATGTTGTGGGGATTGTAAtgggagtggtggtggtggttgtggtaCTTATATGTATATCAGCCGGGATCTGCTGCGCATATAAGCGAGGTTACTTCGCAAGTCAAAAGCAGGCAGGGAACAAGTAAGACATCGGCCCATCCTCCCACACAGATTGTCAAAGACTACTTGTTTGACACGTATTTACCTCCATGTGATCTCTGTGTTGTAGCTACAAAGTTCCAGCAAAAGGAGATGGGGTGGACTATGTCAGGACGGAGGATGAGGTATGTATACTCCACTCAAAATGATCGGCATTTTAGGGCGAAACCTATCCTCAATTCccggcatttttttgttttacctaTTCTGTTTAAATGCTCATGCAAAAACCATATCCGATAAATTTGAGAAAGTATTGTTTGGGGATCATCTGGTGGACCCTTGGtgccaaatactgtatgttaaacTGATGGGAAGAGCTAATTGTAGCCAGGTCATACATTTGTGGAAATTGAGTATGCTTTGTCTCCGCGAGGCCCAATTGTCAACTCATGTCCTTTGAAGGttttggcaaaaagaaaagaaagaaaaaatacaagcaaATTAGTGCTGCTATAAAGGGCCCCCAGAACCTTTATTGACCACCTTGGAGTACTGACTGACACCTTAGATAAGAACCCTCTAACGTAGGCTTTATGCGTGTGCAAGGTCTCACGAGGATTTGCCTAGATTTAGACCCTCAAACACAGCATCATTTGTGTTGATAAACAATGCATCGCCTTGGCAACAGTGTGTGATGAAATCACACGCTTTCAATACATTTTGTCTGAAACTGCTTCAGATGAAACACCCAAAGGTTGAAGACGATAAGAATTCATTGAAACAGGACATCTCCCCAAACAATGGGACAAATTCCAAACTAAAATCAAAATGGTGAACTTCCTGTTAACTTCAGTGTATCAgtccaaatacttttttgtaGGTCTTGGGCAGTTACGTTCATTCATCAATTATCCGAAGCGCTAAGGTGGTTCAAAtgttatttaaccctttcaggggcagcgGTCACTACGGTGGTGACCGCTGgtggttacagggtgcatgaaagggttaaaatgctgTCTTTTATGCTTTGTAGGGAGACTTTCGACATAAGTCGTCATTTGTGATCTGAGCGTGAAGCAAGAATGACAGTGGGGAAAGTGCCAAGTGAAACGAGTAACACGTGCGGCTGCCGTCCTCGCAGTCTCAATCACGGAGCCGCCAACGGTTCATGCTCTGAGCTCTCCAACTTTTTCACGTTTGCCAAAGGTGACAAGATttcaaaaggacaacagaaaaaaaaacttaccatCTTGAGTTCACAGGGAACTGTTTTCTTCAATTGCTGTACTAAACCGTGGACTTGAACGTTATTTTCCAAACTCAAATCCACTTGGATGAAATATTTGACGACACGTAGTCCCACCAAAATCAGTCAAACATGACACATTTCTACATGATGCTTCACGCTGTGTCATTTGTaataacatttgttttctaCTGTTGAAATTTGTCAGACTATTTTTGATGGGATATATTTTAAATGCCTATAGATAAAGGtttacttttttaaatatttgtaaaatactaactgtgctgttttttttattgtaattatttggTTGTGGGTTTAAAATATCTGCCATTGGccggtaaccagttcagggtgtaccacgcctgctgcccgaaaacagctgggataggctccagcacgccccgcaaccATCATtggggataaagcggattagaaaatgaatggctggGTTTAAATGTGTTACTTTCACCACTTTTGCATTCAACCTGTCAGCATTTATACCTTTGCCACCGGAAAGAAAGAACGACGATCAAAGCAGCTTTCCGTCAGCATATCAACATGTGGTTCATGATCAGCGGTCTTGCGTCTCGAACTCTCACCGCTGGGATCACCCGGGTGCTGTTTGTcaaaaagcaaccaaaaaaaactctGTTTTGTTTGTAGTCTTAGAAAGAGGTTTTGAAGAGTGCCAGTCAAATGCTGTGAAACACTGTTACACAATCAGCGCtgcgttttcttttctttttttttaagtgtccttCTCAGCTTGCTGTTCCATTTTTGTATATATTGAATTTACTGTCCTGTTAGCTGTAATACATAACGTACGTTCGGTATTACATTATCAGAAGAAAAAGGTGGACAGGGTGTGTGAGTTAGCCTTTTAGAGCCCtctccccttaaaaaaaaaagtgctgtaatACTTTGTTTTGACAATAGAAATGCAATCAACAATCTGCGAGAGTCTGCGACCTTTACCTGCTTCTTTAATTGACGGTTAAAGCCTGTCATCAACAAAGCCTTACATAACACAAGGTACTGCAACCGCATCATCCGAGAATTGTATCAAGTACAATGAAACCTTccaaagtacagtaaatatcattaataataataaatacaatataatgTTGAGTGAATTTGTACAAAGACCCACCATAATTAAACCTTACTCATGCTACGCTCAATgttcaaaatcacattttaaacgaATAGCTGTTATGTAGGTATAAAGAGAAATGAATTACTGCAAAACAAATCCACACACCCTTTGGATCATCATAGAGAGAACAGGAAGGTATTTGCCGAGGGATACTGTGACCTTGTGGCGTTTTATTGGCACTGCTGGAATTAATAAAGTACCGTAATGTTTGTGACTGCCTGCAGGCAGCGTAGCAGCGTAGCTTAAGCTTTTGTCTCATCGGTATGTACACTTTCAAATTGAGGATAGGCTAAGACGAGATATCACCAGGCTCGCTTTGACATACAGGTCAAACTCTTGTGCCAGTCCACTTGAGACCTCCTCCCTGGCCAGAATCAGCAGTGTTCAATTATcagacttctgtgctcatcagAAACTGCCGATAACATACACCATGTTCAAACAAAAGTATCCAGGTGTGCATTAATGTGTAGGTACTTAGCGGCAGGGTGGGACAGAGGCTGCATTTTGATGGCATGAGCTGTCAACTTTTTGACTGGAGCTGTGGCCTTA is a window of Hippocampus zosterae strain Florida chromosome 16, ASM2543408v3, whole genome shotgun sequence DNA encoding:
- the LOC127587819 gene encoding junctional adhesion molecule 3B-like isoform X2; this translates as MAKARLVYLLTLLSTHCYFSVLAVVLRTDNNSPWTDEFDRIELSCLIDSISTNNPRIEWKKIKAEGPSYVYFNQKVSGDLENRAAIREPATLVITNATRLDTAKYRCEVTAADDLKSFDEIVIDLVVRVKPVVPKCNIPKSVPFGKSAELSCLEEEGFPKSQYQWFKNKEEIPDDPKSSMKFFNSSYTLNSETGILKFTSVRKEDAGEYYCRAKNDAGYAECAPQKMEVYDIDVVGIVMGVVVVVVVLICISAGICCAYKRGYFASQKQAGNNYKVPAKGDGVDYVRTEDEGDFRHKSSFVI
- the LOC127587819 gene encoding junctional adhesion molecule 3B-like isoform X1 codes for the protein MPKLFRLLCACTAGQNEHSIDSKMAKARLVYLLTLLSTHCYFSVLAVVLRTDNNSPWTDEFDRIELSCLIDSISTNNPRIEWKKIKAEGPSYVYFNQKVSGDLENRAAIREPATLVITNATRLDTAKYRCEVTAADDLKSFDEIVIDLVVRVKPVVPKCNIPKSVPFGKSAELSCLEEEGFPKSQYQWFKNKEEIPDDPKSSMKFFNSSYTLNSETGILKFTSVRKEDAGEYYCRAKNDAGYAECAPQKMEVYDIDVVGIVMGVVVVVVVLICISAGICCAYKRGYFASQKQAGNNYKVPAKGDGVDYVRTEDEGDFRHKSSFVI